Proteins encoded by one window of Lathyrus oleraceus cultivar Zhongwan6 chromosome 1, CAAS_Psat_ZW6_1.0, whole genome shotgun sequence:
- the LOC127086769 gene encoding protein LSD1 isoform X1, with product MRSHIVCSGCRNMLLYPRGATNVCCALCNTITPVLPPGMEMSQLYCGGCRTLLMYTRGATSVRCSCCNTINLVPDSNQMSHIHCGNCRTTLVYPYGAPSVKCAICHYITNVSMTNGRPPLPAQRPNETTSSETSRPRFESQTVVVENPMSVDSSGKLVSNVVVGVTTEKK from the exons ATGCGGAGCCACATTGTGTGTAGTGGGTGTAGGAACATGTTGCTTTACCCTAGAGGAGCAACCAATGTTTGTTGTGCATTGTGCAACACGATTACTCCTGTTCTTCCTCCCG GAATGGAAATGTCGCAACTTTATTGTGGAGGCTGTAGGACATTGCTAATGTACACACGCGGAGCTACCAGCGTGAGATGTTCCTGCTGTAACACTATAAATCTTGTACCAG ATTCTAATCAAATGAGCCATATCCATTGTGGGAACTGTCGAACAACACTCGTGTATCCTTATGGAGCTCCCTCGGTCAAATGTGCAATATGTCACTATATTACTAATGTCAGT ATGACCAATGGAAGGCCACCGCTTCCTGCACAGCGACCTAATGAAACAACCAGTTCAGAAACG TCAAGACCCCGCTTTGAGAGCCAAACTGTAGTAGTAGAAAATCCTATGTCCGTTGATTCAAGTGGGAAATTG GTAAGCAATGTTGTCGTGGGTGTTACAACAGAGAAGAAGTGA
- the LOC127086769 gene encoding protein LSD1 isoform X2, with translation MRSHIVCSGCRNMLLYPRGATNVCCALCNTITPVLPPGMEMSQLYCGGCRTLLMYTRGATSVRCSCCNTINLVPDSNQMSHIHCGNCRTTLVYPYGAPSVKCAICHYITNMTNGRPPLPAQRPNETTSSETSRPRFESQTVVVENPMSVDSSGKLVSNVVVGVTTEKK, from the exons ATGCGGAGCCACATTGTGTGTAGTGGGTGTAGGAACATGTTGCTTTACCCTAGAGGAGCAACCAATGTTTGTTGTGCATTGTGCAACACGATTACTCCTGTTCTTCCTCCCG GAATGGAAATGTCGCAACTTTATTGTGGAGGCTGTAGGACATTGCTAATGTACACACGCGGAGCTACCAGCGTGAGATGTTCCTGCTGTAACACTATAAATCTTGTACCAG ATTCTAATCAAATGAGCCATATCCATTGTGGGAACTGTCGAACAACACTCGTGTATCCTTATGGAGCTCCCTCGGTCAAATGTGCAATATGTCACTATATTACTAAT ATGACCAATGGAAGGCCACCGCTTCCTGCACAGCGACCTAATGAAACAACCAGTTCAGAAACG TCAAGACCCCGCTTTGAGAGCCAAACTGTAGTAGTAGAAAATCCTATGTCCGTTGATTCAAGTGGGAAATTG GTAAGCAATGTTGTCGTGGGTGTTACAACAGAGAAGAAGTGA